One Caulobacter segnis genomic window carries:
- a CDS encoding MASE1 domain-containing protein, whose protein sequence is MTGRFQSMVDQPTIGPKTRDDLAATLLAALGVAIGFAFLAYLCVEVPRAYDHLTPIWLSNGFLAACLLSSPSRRWPALMAGAAVGALTAGAHAGDSPLVNVILVTLNLSEALLAAVAVRRVTGEMIDLGRPRDMMAFVLLGGFMAPMVAGTAASSIHTLIVGGDLLTNVLGWVLNDILGMLTIGPCLVVFFKAGLYLRERPLSRDGVLSIVICCLMTAVVFAQTKYPLLFLVPPAMLLAAWRQEVLGAALSSALVAAIAMVLTISGRGPIHLILAGTDTQSTVLQLFLAVSTFVSLPVAAFQRQRRAILAHVVETRAAAERSEARYRLLAESALDIIAHSDLNGQMTYVSPAARAILGYEPEELLGAEYLKILLDEDRATIRRVVEVQRNCPKGVTAPPAETVEYRAFRKDGRMIWLESRPTLACDPVTGEPTGITDIIRDVTARKTLEMDLRAARAEAEAAAAVKGEFLANMSHELRTPLTAVIGFANLLADEPDLSPRGRRYVDRIATGGRTLLATINDILDFSRLEQGRITLNPRPVAIADLVSEVLEMLAADAAAKNLVLRAVGDEVAPPELRLDPERVRQVLLNLVGNAVKFTEVGEVRLETDYDVQAGRLRVSVTDTGPGVTQQDQALIFARFAQIDAALTREHGGTGLGLAISRGLIELMGGDIGVESTLGQGARFWFEIPAQTGPGDDADEAGGEDDIPLPPPGSRVLVVDDNAGNRELVRSVLEAVGVEVAEAVDGEEGVAAAAAAPFDAILMDLRMPRLDGVAAAQRIRAEEGPSARSPIIAFSADVRSGPLDPVFDGATPKPLTVLSLLSTLATALAAPRPATA, encoded by the coding sequence GTGACCGGCCGGTTCCAAAGCATGGTCGACCAGCCGACGATCGGACCCAAGACCCGTGACGACCTGGCGGCCACGCTGTTGGCTGCGCTGGGCGTCGCCATAGGCTTCGCGTTCCTGGCCTATCTCTGCGTCGAGGTCCCGCGCGCCTACGATCACCTGACCCCGATCTGGCTGTCGAACGGCTTCCTGGCCGCCTGCCTGCTGTCGTCGCCGTCGCGGCGCTGGCCCGCGCTGATGGCCGGGGCGGCGGTCGGCGCCCTGACGGCCGGGGCGCACGCCGGCGACAGCCCGCTGGTCAACGTCATCCTGGTCACCCTGAACCTCTCCGAGGCGCTGCTGGCGGCGGTCGCCGTGCGGCGGGTGACGGGCGAGATGATCGACCTGGGCCGGCCGCGCGACATGATGGCCTTCGTGCTGCTGGGCGGCTTCATGGCCCCGATGGTGGCGGGCACGGCCGCGTCGTCGATCCACACCCTGATCGTTGGCGGCGACCTGCTGACCAATGTTCTCGGCTGGGTGCTGAACGACATCCTGGGCATGCTGACCATCGGCCCGTGCCTGGTGGTGTTCTTCAAGGCGGGGCTCTATCTGCGCGAGCGGCCGCTGTCGCGCGACGGCGTGCTGTCGATCGTGATCTGCTGCCTGATGACGGCCGTGGTCTTCGCCCAGACCAAGTACCCGCTGCTGTTCCTGGTGCCGCCGGCCATGCTGCTGGCGGCCTGGCGCCAGGAGGTGCTGGGCGCGGCTCTGAGTTCGGCCCTGGTGGCGGCGATCGCCATGGTCCTGACCATCTCCGGCCGAGGGCCTATCCACCTGATCCTGGCCGGCACGGACACGCAGTCGACGGTGCTGCAGCTGTTCCTGGCCGTCTCGACCTTCGTCAGCCTGCCGGTCGCCGCCTTCCAGCGCCAGCGTCGCGCCATCCTGGCCCATGTGGTCGAGACCCGCGCGGCGGCCGAACGCAGCGAGGCCCGCTATCGCCTGCTGGCCGAAAGCGCCCTCGACATCATCGCCCACAGCGATCTGAACGGGCAGATGACCTATGTCTCGCCCGCCGCCCGGGCGATCCTGGGCTACGAGCCGGAAGAACTGCTGGGCGCGGAATATCTGAAGATCCTGCTCGACGAGGATCGAGCCACGATCCGGCGCGTGGTCGAGGTGCAGCGCAACTGTCCCAAGGGTGTCACCGCTCCGCCGGCCGAGACGGTCGAGTATCGCGCCTTCCGCAAGGACGGACGGATGATCTGGCTGGAGTCGCGGCCGACCCTGGCCTGCGACCCGGTCACGGGCGAGCCCACGGGCATCACCGACATCATCCGCGACGTCACCGCCCGCAAGACCCTGGAGATGGACCTGCGCGCCGCGCGGGCCGAGGCCGAGGCCGCCGCGGCCGTGAAGGGCGAGTTCCTGGCCAATATGAGCCACGAGCTGCGTACGCCCCTGACCGCCGTGATCGGCTTCGCCAACCTGCTGGCCGACGAGCCGGACCTGAGCCCGCGCGGCCGGCGCTATGTTGACCGCATCGCCACGGGCGGCCGCACCCTGCTGGCGACGATCAACGATATTCTCGATTTCTCGCGGCTGGAGCAGGGGCGCATCACCTTGAACCCGCGCCCGGTGGCGATCGCCGACCTGGTGTCCGAGGTGCTGGAGATGCTGGCGGCCGACGCGGCCGCCAAGAACCTGGTGCTGCGCGCCGTGGGCGACGAGGTCGCGCCGCCGGAGCTGCGCCTCGATCCCGAGCGGGTGCGGCAGGTGCTGTTGAACCTGGTCGGCAACGCCGTGAAGTTCACCGAGGTCGGCGAGGTGCGTCTCGAGACCGACTATGACGTCCAGGCCGGCCGCCTGCGGGTCAGCGTCACCGATACCGGGCCCGGCGTCACCCAGCAAGACCAGGCGCTGATCTTCGCCCGCTTCGCCCAGATCGACGCGGCCCTGACCCGCGAGCACGGCGGCACCGGGCTGGGCCTGGCCATCTCGCGCGGGCTGATCGAGCTGATGGGTGGCGACATCGGGGTCGAGAGCACCCTGGGCCAGGGGGCGCGCTTCTGGTTCGAGATCCCGGCTCAGACCGGTCCCGGCGACGACGCCGACGAGGCGGGCGGCGAGGACGATATTCCGTTGCCGCCGCCGGGCAGCCGGGTGCTGGTCGTCGACGACAACGCCGGCAATCGCGAACTGGTCCGTTCGGTGCTGGAGGCGGTCGGGGTCGAAGTGGCCGAGGCCGTGGACGGGGAAGAGGGTGTCGCCGCGGCGGCCGCCGCGCCGTTCGACGCCATTCTGATGGATCTGCGCATGCCACGCCTGGACGGCGTCGCGGCCGCCCAGCGGATCCGCGCGGAGGAGGGACCCAGCGCCCGCTCGCCGATCATCGCCTTCTCGGCCGACGTCCGCTCGGGTCCGCTGGATCCGGTGTTCGACGGTGCGACGCCCAAGCCGCTGACCGTGCTGTCCCTGCTGTCGACCCTGGCGACGGCCTTGGCCGCGCCCCGTCCGGCGACCGCCTAA
- a CDS encoding peptidase inhibitor I78 has protein sequence MKRVVLALALGLVVASCSSAPEPAPPPPPATPTAPPAIALPAKPPTAEAAKDQCGLKEAQAFVGKPRTSLPAPVDPSRWRVACTTCPVTMDYRADRLNILFNADTGVVQEVKCG, from the coding sequence ATGAAGCGCGTCGTTCTGGCCTTGGCCCTGGGTCTGGTCGTGGCCTCGTGCTCCAGCGCGCCCGAGCCGGCCCCGCCGCCGCCGCCCGCCACGCCCACCGCGCCGCCGGCCATCGCCCTGCCGGCCAAGCCCCCGACGGCCGAGGCCGCAAAGGACCAGTGCGGCCTGAAAGAGGCTCAAGCCTTTGTCGGCAAGCCGCGCACCAGCCTGCCGGCGCCGGTCGACCCCTCGCGCTGGCGAGTCGCCTGCACCACCTGTCCGGTGACCATGGACTACCGCGCTGACCGCCTGAACATCCTGTTCAACGCCGACACGGGTGTGGTCCAAGAGGTCAAGTGCGGCTGA
- a CDS encoding DNA polymerase III subunit chi, with product MTAGPCEVWFYHLERSPLEAVLPELLEKTLGRGWKALVRGGDPRRLEALDQHLWTYREDSFLPHGLATEPMAERQPVLLTEQDGNPNAGDALFLIDGAEPGDLSGVSRCVLLFDGRDEQALALARGRWAVFKKAGHPVSYWRQGAERGWEKQA from the coding sequence ATGACCGCTGGCCCCTGCGAGGTCTGGTTCTATCATCTGGAGCGCTCGCCGCTCGAGGCGGTGCTGCCCGAGCTTCTGGAAAAGACGCTCGGGCGGGGCTGGAAGGCGCTGGTGCGCGGGGGCGATCCCCGGCGGCTGGAGGCGCTGGACCAGCACCTGTGGACCTATCGCGAGGACAGCTTCCTGCCGCACGGCCTGGCGACCGAGCCGATGGCCGAGCGCCAGCCTGTGCTGCTGACCGAGCAGGACGGGAACCCCAATGCGGGCGACGCGCTGTTCCTGATCGATGGGGCCGAACCTGGCGATCTTTCAGGCGTTTCGCGCTGCGTCCTGCTGTTCGACGGCCGGGACGAGCAGGCCCTGGCGCTGGCCCGCGGACGTTGGGCGGTGTTCAAGAAGGCCGGTCATCCGGTGTCGTACTGGCGCCAGGGCGCCGAACGCGGTTGGGAGAAGCAGGCATGA
- a CDS encoding leucyl aminopeptidase: MRIEFVPVDTQAGATAALAVLAHEGAALSPEAKAANEATGGALARAIAGGRFTGAKGQTLDVVAPHGLEAARLVLVGVDGSGAVEPEAVETAAASAYQAVKTTGVTELVLKLGADAESAARAAFGARLAAYRFDKYRTTEKAEKKPSVQVVKVAAADPVKAQKAFEPLSALADAILFSRDLVSEPANILHPEEFAARAKSLESLGLEVEILGEKEMAQLGMGSLLGVGQGSVRESQLVIMRWLGAADKAAQPIAFVGKGVCFDTGGISIKPADGMEDMKWDMGGAAAVIGVMHALAGRKAKVNAIGILGLVENMPDGNAQRPGDVVTSMSGQTIEVINTDAEGRLVLADALWYCQDRFKPQFMIDLATLTGAIIISLGHDYAGLFSNNDGLSEKLLAAGKAEREPLWRLPLPASYEKQIESPIADMKNIGGRPAGSITAGLFLQKFVNGTPWAHLDIASVAWKKPSTDPTVPDGAAGYGVRLLNRLVADAYEG, encoded by the coding sequence ATGCGTATCGAGTTCGTCCCCGTCGACACCCAGGCCGGCGCCACCGCCGCCCTCGCGGTCCTGGCCCATGAGGGCGCGGCCCTGTCGCCGGAGGCCAAGGCGGCCAACGAGGCCACCGGTGGCGCCCTGGCGCGCGCCATCGCCGGCGGCCGCTTCACCGGCGCCAAGGGCCAGACCCTGGACGTCGTCGCGCCGCACGGCCTCGAGGCCGCCCGCCTGGTGCTGGTCGGCGTCGACGGTTCGGGCGCGGTCGAGCCGGAAGCCGTCGAGACCGCCGCCGCCTCGGCCTATCAGGCCGTGAAGACCACGGGCGTCACCGAACTGGTCCTGAAGCTGGGCGCCGACGCCGAGAGCGCCGCCCGCGCCGCGTTCGGCGCGCGCCTGGCCGCCTACCGCTTCGACAAGTACCGCACCACCGAGAAGGCCGAGAAGAAACCGTCGGTCCAGGTGGTCAAGGTCGCCGCCGCCGACCCGGTCAAGGCCCAGAAGGCCTTCGAGCCGCTGTCGGCCCTGGCCGACGCCATCCTGTTCAGCCGCGACCTGGTCTCCGAGCCGGCCAACATCCTCCATCCCGAAGAGTTCGCCGCCCGCGCCAAGAGCCTGGAAAGCCTGGGCCTTGAGGTCGAGATCCTGGGCGAGAAGGAAATGGCGCAACTGGGCATGGGCAGCCTGCTGGGCGTCGGTCAGGGCAGCGTCCGCGAGAGCCAGCTGGTGATCATGCGCTGGCTGGGCGCGGCCGATAAGGCCGCCCAGCCGATCGCCTTCGTCGGCAAGGGCGTCTGCTTCGACACCGGCGGCATCTCGATCAAGCCCGCCGACGGCATGGAGGACATGAAGTGGGACATGGGCGGCGCGGCCGCCGTGATCGGTGTCATGCACGCCCTGGCCGGCCGCAAGGCCAAGGTCAACGCCATCGGCATCCTCGGCCTGGTCGAGAACATGCCCGACGGCAACGCCCAGCGTCCGGGCGACGTGGTCACCTCGATGTCCGGCCAGACGATCGAGGTCATCAACACCGACGCCGAGGGCCGCCTCGTGCTGGCGGACGCGCTCTGGTACTGCCAGGACCGCTTCAAGCCCCAGTTCATGATCGACCTGGCCACCCTGACCGGCGCGATCATCATCTCGCTGGGTCATGACTACGCTGGTTTGTTCAGCAATAACGACGGCTTGTCGGAAAAACTTCTCGCCGCCGGCAAGGCCGAGCGCGAGCCGCTGTGGCGCCTGCCGCTGCCGGCGTCCTACGAGAAGCAGATCGAAAGCCCGATCGCCGACATGAAGAACATCGGCGGTCGTCCGGCCGGTTCGATCACGGCGGGCCTGTTCCTGCAGAAGTTCGTCAACGGCACGCCCTGGGCCCACCTCGACATCGCCTCGGTGGCCTGGAAGAAGCCCTCGACCGACCCGACCGTGCCCGACGGCGCGGCCGGCTACGGCGTGCGTCTGCTGAACCGCCTCGTCGCCGACGCCTACGAAGGCTGA
- the lptF gene encoding LPS export ABC transporter permease LptF: protein MRLIERYLFRQLLGPTLLATAALVALALLARSLSEFDVLVEQRQSALVFLKIIVLALPQLLGIMMPLALFVAALVALNRLHTEQEIVVCFAGGMSRWSVISPAMRLAVFAALVSLISGLWLQPWSARQIRETAFEIKTDVASTLVQPGQFTEPGPGLTVYAQSIDRDNKIQNLFIHQELPNGGASTYSSREAEIATRRGEPVLIMRHGSNQQFSRQGVLQYTSFDEYTFDLSSLFHSDELLHYKIADRYPHELFFPDMSQDWEQKNREKMLAEGHSRFAGPLYNIALMTMALAAVLGGAFSRMGYGKRIAAVGAAAAIVRIVGFGVQAACEDDPWLNILQYLVPLAAMWWGLSQIFRQKVSARVRRKLAKAAPAWTGAA, encoded by the coding sequence ATGCGCCTCATAGAACGCTATCTCTTCCGCCAGTTGCTGGGTCCGACGCTTCTGGCGACCGCGGCCCTGGTGGCGCTCGCCCTGCTGGCGCGCAGCCTGTCGGAGTTCGACGTGCTGGTGGAGCAGCGCCAGAGCGCGCTGGTGTTCCTGAAGATCATCGTCCTGGCCCTGCCCCAGCTGCTGGGCATCATGATGCCGCTGGCCCTGTTCGTGGCCGCGCTGGTGGCCCTGAACCGTCTGCACACCGAGCAGGAGATCGTCGTCTGCTTCGCCGGCGGCATGAGCCGCTGGAGCGTGATCTCGCCAGCCATGCGCCTGGCGGTGTTCGCCGCCCTGGTCTCGCTGATCTCGGGCCTGTGGCTGCAGCCCTGGAGCGCGCGGCAGATCCGCGAGACGGCCTTCGAGATCAAGACCGACGTCGCCTCGACCCTGGTCCAGCCGGGCCAGTTCACCGAGCCGGGCCCCGGCCTGACCGTCTACGCCCAGTCGATCGATCGCGACAACAAGATCCAGAACCTGTTCATCCACCAGGAACTGCCCAACGGCGGGGCCTCGACCTATTCCTCGCGCGAGGCCGAGATCGCCACACGCCGGGGCGAGCCGGTGCTGATCATGCGCCATGGCTCCAACCAGCAGTTCTCGCGCCAGGGCGTGCTGCAATACACCTCGTTCGACGAATACACCTTCGACCTGTCCAGCCTGTTCCACAGCGACGAGCTGCTGCACTACAAGATTGCCGACCGCTATCCGCACGAGCTGTTTTTCCCGGACATGAGCCAGGACTGGGAGCAGAAGAACCGCGAGAAGATGCTGGCCGAGGGCCATTCGCGCTTCGCCGGGCCGCTGTACAACATCGCCCTGATGACCATGGCCCTGGCGGCCGTGCTGGGCGGCGCGTTCAGCCGCATGGGCTACGGCAAGCGGATCGCCGCCGTCGGCGCGGCCGCGGCCATCGTGCGCATCGTCGGCTTCGGCGTGCAGGCCGCGTGCGAGGACGATCCCTGGCTCAACATCCTGCAGTATCTGGTGCCGCTGGCGGCCATGTGGTGGGGTCTGTCGCAGATCTTCCGCCAGAAGGTCTCGGCCCGCGTCCGGCGCAAGCTGGCCAAGGCCGCGCCGGCCTGGACGGGAGCGGCCTGA
- the lptG gene encoding LPS export ABC transporter permease LptG produces the protein MMLTMGMLERYVLKRTMSALVGALAVLGAMVMLIAFVDIARNVGTRADASFLQLLYLTILQAPATILVLAPFVFLFGTMWAFVELNRRSELIAMRAAGVSAWRFIMPAATASFVIGLLTISLLNPLTTAMTAKFETERDALMNGYLKEAPKGTWLRQGDDKTQIVIRARARDVIDGSVRLKGVSLFVYSLNSKGVMDFTRRIEANEAKLEPGFWRLTGVREATPGAGAIRSDSLSIPSNLDDRTASERFNTPQAVALWRLPATIERTEDAGFSAAPFKLRLQQDLATPLLFAAMSVLAAAFSLRLMRLGGLAALAGSGVALGFGFFFFNELCSTLGKADVLAPFIAAWTPPTVALLAGFTLLCYTEDG, from the coding sequence CTGATGCTGACCATGGGCATGCTGGAACGCTACGTCCTCAAGCGCACCATGAGCGCGCTGGTCGGCGCCCTGGCCGTGCTGGGCGCGATGGTGATGCTGATCGCCTTCGTCGACATCGCCCGCAACGTCGGCACCCGCGCGGACGCCAGCTTCCTGCAGCTGCTGTACCTGACGATCCTGCAGGCCCCGGCCACCATCCTGGTGCTGGCGCCGTTCGTCTTCCTGTTCGGCACCATGTGGGCCTTCGTCGAGCTGAACCGGCGCAGCGAGCTGATCGCCATGCGCGCGGCCGGCGTCTCGGCCTGGCGGTTCATCATGCCGGCGGCCACGGCCTCGTTCGTGATCGGCCTCCTGACCATCAGCCTGCTCAACCCTCTGACCACGGCGATGACCGCCAAGTTCGAGACCGAGCGCGACGCCCTGATGAACGGCTATCTGAAGGAAGCCCCCAAGGGCACCTGGCTGCGTCAGGGCGACGACAAGACCCAGATCGTCATCCGCGCCCGGGCCCGTGACGTCATCGACGGTTCGGTGCGGCTCAAGGGCGTGTCGCTGTTCGTCTACAGCCTCAACAGCAAGGGCGTGATGGACTTCACGCGCCGGATCGAGGCCAACGAGGCCAAGCTGGAGCCGGGCTTCTGGCGCCTGACCGGCGTACGCGAAGCCACGCCCGGGGCCGGGGCCATCCGCTCCGACAGCCTGTCGATTCCGTCCAACCTGGACGACCGCACCGCCTCCGAGCGGTTCAACACGCCCCAGGCCGTGGCGCTGTGGCGCCTGCCGGCCACGATCGAGCGCACCGAGGACGCCGGCTTCTCGGCCGCGCCGTTCAAGCTGCGCCTGCAGCAGGATCTCGCGACGCCTCTGCTGTTCGCGGCCATGTCGGTGCTGGCGGCGGCGTTCTCGCTGCGCCTGATGCGCCTGGGCGGCCTGGCGGCCCTCGCCGGCTCCGGCGTCGCCCTGGGCTTCGGATTCTTTTTCTTCAACGAGCTGTGCAGCACCTTGGGCAAGGCGGACGTTCTGGCCCCGTTCATCGCCGCATGGACACCGCCGACCGTCGCGCTTTTGGCGGGCTTCACTTTGCTTTGCTATACGGAAGATGGGTGA
- a CDS encoding LPS-assembly protein LptD has product MGESLPRSFMTEQRPSVPHACRALLLGGATWLAFACAGEANAQQSLAAIPPTPVVPAAPSDGLGDDGYYLEADLLIRDDKNEIITARGSVETRYQGRTLRADEIVYDHKTGAVTADGHVQILNPDGTAEFADHFEADKDFKAGFARNFAARLDKNMKVASVTAVRRSATIQELNKAIYTPCEVCAEKPTPTWSVSADKIVQDKKKQLVYYKNAVIHLWGAPVLYMPLFWHPDPQAKRSSGFLAPKITPYSKSRGVSYEQPYLYVISPSSDVVVTPQINSKVNPFVNVDYRKRFYSGMLQARGGFTYDKDFDIRGDRFGKATAISYILANGKFDIDEKWKWGFSAERASDALIFDRYKINDVYQQRGLFTSDDHRLVSQLYATRQDERSWFSVSAVSVQGLRVVGTSATGTANAFENSGAFPLIGPLVEARWEPDAPVLGGRLRLQGSGVMLNRSESQYGEAPYYLGAYKGQDGVDSSRASVKADWRTSTIVGNGLKISPFAQARADAYSIKTYVTAEAAALGDDSSEKYTRALGVGGVDFSLPFYKPLKNGGNIVLEPLAQIAVGSDSSRVPTVVARNGTTTYLYNEDSATLEFDETNLFSANKSPGFDLYEGGQRLNVGGRATYSLPDGRGGSVLVGRSFRSEFDSLLPARTGLQTKSSDWIVAATVTPIRGVTAFARTRLDSETQEIHRIETGVDAYTTRANGSIRYLKDELDANGNRQESFEARGELKLTKRFSLTTFGQRDMVEDVWRRRDVGVAYQDDCIRIDVIYQQEDRYASTATGLRLQPDRTIVFRLTLATLGDTGYSSN; this is encoded by the coding sequence ATGGGTGAGTCATTGCCAAGGTCGTTCATGACTGAACAGCGTCCCAGCGTCCCGCACGCCTGCCGCGCCCTGCTCCTGGGCGGCGCGACCTGGCTGGCGTTCGCCTGCGCGGGCGAGGCCAACGCCCAACAGAGCCTGGCGGCGATCCCGCCGACGCCGGTGGTTCCCGCCGCGCCGTCCGACGGCCTGGGCGACGACGGCTACTATCTGGAAGCCGACCTGCTGATCCGGGACGACAAGAACGAGATCATCACGGCGCGCGGCTCGGTCGAGACGCGCTACCAGGGCCGCACCCTGCGCGCCGACGAGATCGTCTACGACCACAAGACCGGCGCGGTAACGGCCGACGGCCACGTCCAGATTCTCAATCCCGACGGCACCGCCGAGTTCGCCGACCACTTCGAGGCCGACAAGGACTTCAAGGCCGGCTTCGCGCGCAACTTCGCCGCCCGTCTCGACAAGAACATGAAGGTGGCCTCGGTCACCGCGGTGCGCCGCAGCGCCACCATCCAGGAACTGAACAAGGCGATCTACACGCCCTGCGAGGTCTGCGCCGAGAAGCCGACCCCGACCTGGTCGGTCTCGGCCGACAAGATCGTCCAGGATAAGAAGAAGCAGCTGGTCTACTACAAGAACGCCGTCATCCACCTGTGGGGCGCGCCGGTCCTGTACATGCCGCTGTTCTGGCACCCCGACCCGCAGGCCAAGCGCAGCTCGGGCTTCCTGGCCCCCAAGATCACGCCCTACTCGAAAAGCCGGGGCGTCTCGTACGAGCAGCCCTATCTCTACGTGATCTCGCCGTCGTCGGACGTGGTGGTCACGCCCCAGATCAACAGCAAGGTGAACCCGTTCGTGAACGTGGATTACCGCAAGCGCTTTTATTCGGGGATGCTCCAGGCGCGCGGCGGCTTCACCTACGACAAGGACTTCGACATCCGCGGCGACCGGTTCGGCAAGGCCACCGCCATCAGCTACATCCTGGCGAACGGCAAGTTCGACATCGACGAGAAGTGGAAGTGGGGTTTCTCGGCCGAGCGCGCCTCCGACGCCCTGATCTTCGACCGCTACAAGATCAACGACGTCTACCAGCAGCGCGGCCTGTTCACGAGCGACGACCATCGCCTGGTCTCGCAGCTGTACGCCACGCGCCAGGACGAACGGTCGTGGTTCTCGGTCTCGGCCGTCTCGGTCCAGGGCCTGCGGGTCGTGGGCACCAGCGCCACCGGCACGGCCAACGCCTTCGAGAACAGCGGCGCCTTCCCGCTGATCGGCCCGCTGGTCGAGGCCCGCTGGGAGCCGGACGCCCCGGTGCTGGGCGGCCGCCTGCGCCTGCAGGGGTCGGGCGTCATGCTGAACCGCTCGGAAAGCCAGTACGGCGAGGCGCCCTACTATCTCGGCGCCTACAAGGGCCAGGACGGCGTCGATTCCAGCCGCGCCAGCGTCAAGGCCGACTGGCGCACCAGCACCATCGTCGGCAACGGCCTGAAGATCTCGCCGTTCGCCCAGGCCCGCGCCGACGCCTATTCGATCAAGACCTATGTCACCGCCGAAGCCGCCGCCCTGGGCGACGACTCCAGCGAGAAATACACCCGCGCCCTGGGCGTGGGCGGCGTCGACTTCAGCCTGCCGTTCTACAAGCCGCTGAAGAACGGCGGCAACATCGTGCTGGAGCCCCTGGCCCAGATCGCCGTCGGCTCGGACAGCTCGCGCGTGCCGACGGTGGTCGCCCGCAATGGGACGACGACCTACCTCTACAACGAGGACAGCGCGACGCTGGAGTTCGACGAGACCAACCTGTTCAGCGCCAACAAGTCGCCGGGCTTCGACCTCTACGAGGGCGGCCAGCGGCTGAACGTCGGCGGCCGGGCGACCTACAGCCTGCCCGACGGCCGCGGCGGCAGCGTCCTGGTCGGTCGCAGCTTCCGTTCGGAGTTCGACTCGCTGCTGCCGGCCCGTACGGGCCTGCAGACAAAGTCGTCGGACTGGATCGTGGCGGCCACGGTCACGCCGATCCGCGGGGTGACCGCCTTCGCCCGCACGCGCCTCGACTCGGAGACCCAGGAGATTCACCGGATCGAGACCGGGGTCGACGCCTACACCACGCGCGCCAACGGCTCGATCCGCTATCTGAAGGACGAACTCGACGCCAACGGCAACCGCCAGGAAAGCTTCGAAGCCCGGGGCGAGCTGAAGCTGACCAAGCGATTCTCGCTGACCACCTTCGGCCAGCGCGACATGGTCGAGGACGTCTGGCGCCGCCGGGACGTCGGCGTGGCCTACCAGGACGATTGCATCCGGATCGACGTGATCTACCAGCAAGAGGACCGCTACGCCTCGACGGCGACCGGTCTTCGGCTGCAGCCAGACCGAACGATCGTCTTCCGCCTAACGCTCGCCACATTGGGTGATACAGGGTACAGCTCGAACTAA
- a CDS encoding peptidylprolyl isomerase — translation MRSARSVTTFAAGAASILALTVASLGLPSMAQEQAPPQAAPPQVDAPPAAAPQPAGPQPLQESVAAVVNDEIVSSYDLMQRMRLLMATSGMQPTQENLPQIEQEALRSLIDEHLQMQELRRVEKQQKITIISTDKEVDEQIADIAQSNKMTADQLKQSLVQQGIGLDTWRAQLRADSSWQSWIQGRYGSRLRIGEDQIKAYQRRLAESAAKPQYQVSEVFLDAGRVGGMEVAVNGASQLITQMQQGAPFAAVARQFSSSATAANGGDVGWISPGEMAPEVDAALEQLRPGQLSRPIQVKDGVYIVYLRDKRAGSKTAIVDLKQVAAPLAADATQAQVDAAAKLLTDLKPKITSCETLEAAAGKVDGLVAGDLGEAEITDLAPAFQDAANKLDVGQISDPIRTDAGMHLIAVCGKRQGGANAPNHDQIENRLRGQQLALIAKRYLRDLRNQATIETR, via the coding sequence ATGCGGTCTGCGCGTAGCGTTACGACTTTCGCGGCCGGCGCCGCGTCCATTCTCGCCCTGACCGTGGCGAGCCTCGGCTTGCCGTCGATGGCCCAGGAACAAGCCCCTCCCCAGGCGGCTCCGCCCCAGGTCGACGCGCCGCCGGCGGCCGCGCCCCAGCCCGCTGGCCCCCAGCCGCTGCAGGAAAGCGTGGCGGCGGTCGTCAACGACGAGATCGTCTCCAGCTATGACCTGATGCAGCGCATGCGCCTGCTGATGGCCACCTCGGGCATGCAGCCCACCCAGGAGAACCTGCCCCAGATCGAGCAGGAAGCCCTGCGCTCGCTGATCGATGAGCACCTGCAGATGCAGGAGCTGCGTCGCGTCGAGAAGCAGCAGAAGATCACGATCATCTCGACCGACAAGGAAGTCGACGAGCAGATCGCCGACATCGCCCAGTCCAACAAGATGACCGCCGACCAGCTGAAGCAGTCGCTGGTGCAGCAGGGGATCGGCCTGGACACCTGGCGCGCCCAGCTGCGGGCCGACTCGAGCTGGCAGTCGTGGATCCAGGGCCGCTACGGCTCGCGCCTGCGCATCGGCGAGGACCAGATCAAGGCCTATCAGCGCCGCCTGGCCGAGTCGGCGGCCAAGCCGCAGTACCAGGTCAGCGAAGTGTTCCTGGACGCCGGCCGCGTCGGCGGCATGGAGGTTGCCGTCAACGGCGCCAGCCAGCTGATCACCCAGATGCAGCAAGGCGCGCCGTTCGCCGCCGTCGCCCGCCAGTTCTCGTCGTCGGCCACCGCGGCCAACGGCGGCGACGTGGGCTGGATCAGCCCGGGCGAAATGGCCCCCGAGGTCGACGCCGCGCTGGAGCAACTGCGCCCCGGCCAGCTGTCGCGCCCGATCCAGGTCAAGGACGGCGTCTACATCGTCTATCTGCGCGACAAGCGCGCCGGCTCGAAGACGGCCATCGTCGACCTCAAGCAGGTCGCCGCGCCCCTGGCCGCCGACGCCACCCAGGCCCAGGTCGACGCGGCTGCCAAGCTGCTGACCGACCTGAAGCCCAAGATCACCAGCTGCGAGACGCTGGAAGCCGCCGCCGGCAAGGTGGACGGCCTGGTCGCCGGCGACCTGGGCGAGGCCGAGATCACCGACCTGGCGCCGGCCTTCCAGGACGCCGCCAACAAGCTGGACGTCGGCCAGATCTCGGACCCGATCCGCACCGACGCCGGCATGCACCTGATCGCCGTCTGCGGTAAGCGCCAGGGCGGCGCCAACGCGCCGAACCACGACCAGATCGAGAACCGCCTGCGCGGCCAACAGCTGGCCCTGATCGCCAAGCGTTACCTGCGCGACCTGCGCAACCAGGCCACCATCGAAACCCGGTGA